The Microbacterium foliorum genome has a window encoding:
- the ribA gene encoding GTP cyclohydrolase II — translation MSLSTIPEALEALRAGRPVLVADDENRENEGDVILSAELATPEWVAWTVRWSSGFICAPMPTDLADSLNLPPMVAASEDARSTAYTVSVDAAEGVTTGISAHDRAHTLNVLANPDSTATSIIRPGHVLPLRAVDGGVRERSGHTEAAVDLMKLAGLRPVGAIAEVVAEDGSMMRLPGLLELGERDGVPVITIEQLIAHLTESDPTGWSAERASRRVSLRADATVPTTHGTFRFLAYKDRVTGTDHIAVVSGEPGETALVRVHSECLTGEAFGSLKCECGPQLDAALDAIEKDGGIVIYMRGHEGRGIGLINKLRAYSLQEEGLDTVDANLALGLPADARDYAAAAGILTDLGVSKVRLLTNNTDKVNQLRSLGLDVVEQVPLIVGVGPNNHQYLETKRDRMGHIIGEAELAEALADGRKDEE, via the coding sequence ATGAGCCTTTCCACCATCCCCGAGGCCCTCGAAGCCCTTCGCGCCGGGCGCCCGGTGCTCGTCGCCGACGATGAGAACCGCGAGAACGAGGGCGACGTCATTCTCTCCGCCGAGCTCGCGACACCCGAATGGGTCGCGTGGACCGTGCGCTGGTCGTCGGGGTTCATCTGCGCCCCGATGCCGACGGATCTCGCCGACAGCCTCAACCTCCCGCCCATGGTCGCCGCGTCAGAAGACGCGAGATCGACCGCGTACACGGTCAGCGTCGACGCCGCCGAGGGCGTGACCACGGGAATCAGCGCCCACGACCGTGCGCACACCCTCAACGTGCTCGCGAACCCGGACTCGACCGCGACCAGCATCATCCGGCCCGGGCATGTGCTGCCGCTGCGCGCCGTCGACGGCGGCGTGCGCGAACGCAGCGGACACACCGAGGCTGCGGTCGACCTGATGAAGCTCGCGGGGCTGCGGCCGGTCGGCGCGATCGCCGAGGTCGTGGCCGAGGACGGCAGCATGATGCGCCTCCCCGGGCTGCTGGAGCTCGGCGAACGCGACGGCGTGCCCGTCATCACGATCGAGCAGCTGATCGCGCACCTCACCGAGAGCGACCCCACCGGCTGGTCCGCCGAGCGGGCGAGCCGTCGCGTCAGCCTGCGCGCCGACGCCACCGTCCCCACCACGCACGGCACCTTCCGCTTCCTCGCCTACAAGGACAGGGTGACCGGCACCGACCACATCGCCGTCGTCTCCGGGGAGCCGGGCGAGACCGCCCTCGTGCGCGTGCACTCGGAATGCCTGACCGGTGAGGCCTTCGGCTCGCTGAAATGCGAGTGCGGTCCGCAGCTCGACGCCGCGCTGGACGCGATCGAGAAGGACGGCGGGATCGTCATCTACATGCGCGGTCACGAGGGTCGCGGGATCGGCCTGATCAACAAGCTGCGCGCGTACAGCCTGCAGGAGGAGGGTCTCGACACCGTCGATGCCAACCTCGCGCTCGGCCTCCCCGCCGATGCGCGCGACTACGCGGCGGCGGCCGGCATCCTCACCGATCTCGGCGTCTCGAAGGTGCGCCTGCTGACCAACAACACCGACAAGGTGAACCAGCTGCGCAGCCTCGGCCTCGACGTCGTCGAGCAGGTGCCGCTGATCGTGGGCGTCGGCCCGAACAACCACCAGTATCTGGAGACCAAGCGTGACCGGATGGGTCACATCATCGGTGAGGCGGAGCTCGCAGAGGCTCTCGCCGACGGACGGAAGGACGAGGAATGA
- a CDS encoding Fpg/Nei family DNA glycosylase, which produces MPEMPEVQGLTSFLEGRAVGRTIVRTSVGAIAALKTYDPPNTALHGAQITGAARRGKFIVLSAGADLHLVFHLAKAGWLRWYETLPTTPIKPGKSPIAVRVALDDESGFDLTEAGTKKSLAVYVVRDPEQVPGIARLGPDPLEPAFTREVFGGLLDGRRTQIKGLLRDQSVIAGIGNAYSDEILHAARMSPYAIAATLGDDEVDRLFAAMQTTLAEAIAEASGKPPADLKDAKRRGMQVHARRGEACPVCGDTVRSVFFADRSLEYCPTCQTGGKPLADRRLSRLLK; this is translated from the coding sequence ATGCCTGAGATGCCGGAAGTCCAGGGCCTGACCTCGTTCCTCGAGGGGCGAGCGGTGGGGCGCACCATCGTCCGCACGAGTGTGGGCGCGATCGCCGCGCTCAAGACGTACGACCCGCCGAACACCGCCCTGCACGGTGCGCAGATCACCGGTGCGGCGCGACGGGGCAAGTTCATCGTGCTGTCGGCCGGCGCCGACCTGCATCTCGTCTTCCATCTGGCCAAGGCCGGGTGGCTGCGCTGGTACGAGACTCTGCCGACGACGCCGATCAAGCCCGGCAAGTCGCCGATCGCGGTGCGCGTGGCACTCGACGACGAGAGCGGTTTCGATCTCACGGAGGCCGGCACGAAGAAGTCCCTGGCGGTGTACGTGGTGCGCGATCCCGAGCAGGTGCCCGGCATAGCCCGCCTCGGACCCGACCCTCTGGAACCGGCCTTCACCCGGGAGGTGTTCGGCGGGCTGCTCGACGGCCGGCGCACCCAGATCAAGGGTCTGCTGCGCGACCAGAGCGTGATCGCGGGAATCGGCAACGCGTACTCCGACGAGATCCTGCACGCCGCGCGCATGTCGCCCTACGCGATCGCCGCCACGCTGGGCGACGACGAGGTCGACCGCCTCTTCGCCGCCATGCAGACCACCCTCGCCGAGGCGATCGCCGAGGCATCCGGAAAGCCGCCGGCAGATCTCAAAGACGCGAAACGACGCGGGATGCAGGTGCACGCGCGGCGCGGCGAGGCCTGCCCCGTCTGCGGCGACACGGTGCGCAGCGTCTTCTTCGCCGACCGCTCGCTCGAGTACTGCCCGACGTGTCAGACCGGCGGCAAGCCGCTCGCGGATCGTCGTCTGTCTCGACTGCTCAAGTAG
- a CDS encoding riboflavin synthase — protein sequence MFTGIIEEIGEITAIAPAGDGWRLTVRAPRAASGAVHGESIAVSGVCLTVVASTADTFDADVMKQTLDVAALGGASVGTRVNIEKAMPVGARLGGHIVQGHVDGTGLVLEVRPGEQWSVLRIGLPDDLAPLVVDKGSISIDGTSLTVSAVSAADAAEHWLEVSLIPETLAATTLGVRAVGDRVNLETDILARHVERLLAFRAAPEGGSR from the coding sequence ATGTTCACCGGAATCATCGAGGAGATCGGCGAGATCACGGCGATCGCGCCCGCCGGCGACGGATGGCGCCTCACGGTGCGCGCACCGCGCGCCGCGTCCGGGGCTGTGCACGGCGAGTCGATCGCCGTGTCGGGGGTGTGCCTCACGGTGGTCGCGTCGACTGCCGACACCTTCGACGCCGACGTCATGAAGCAGACGCTCGACGTCGCAGCCCTCGGCGGAGCGAGCGTGGGCACGCGGGTCAACATCGAGAAGGCCATGCCGGTGGGCGCCCGCCTCGGCGGACATATCGTGCAGGGTCACGTCGACGGCACGGGGCTCGTCCTCGAGGTCCGGCCCGGGGAGCAGTGGAGCGTTCTGCGCATCGGACTGCCCGACGACCTCGCCCCGCTGGTCGTCGACAAGGGATCGATCTCGATCGACGGCACCTCGCTCACCGTCAGCGCCGTGAGCGCCGCCGATGCGGCAGAGCACTGGCTCGAGGTCTCGCTGATCCCCGAGACCCTCGCCGCCACCACCCTCGGAGTCCGCGCGGTCGGCGACCGCGTGAACCTCGAGACCGACATCCTCGCCCGTCACGTCGAGCGCCTGCTGGCGTTCCGGGCAGCACCGGAAGGAGGCTCACGATGA
- a CDS encoding GNAT family N-acetyltransferase yields the protein MEPVILTTERLVLRTPDASDVAAITAACQDPEIPRWTTVPSPYTREHGEGYVRLIGEWWADGSQTIWCAYRDGELVASIGLHHIHEHRTGGDAELGYWVAAPARGHGYLVEAARAVIHWGFAELGLARIGWRAVAGNIASARSARALGFRYEGLGRSALTSDRGRDDGWFGGLLATDDRGPVEWPIL from the coding sequence ATGGAACCGGTCATCCTCACCACGGAGCGTCTCGTCCTGCGCACGCCGGATGCGTCCGATGTCGCCGCGATCACGGCCGCGTGCCAGGACCCCGAGATCCCCCGGTGGACGACCGTGCCGAGCCCGTACACACGGGAGCACGGCGAAGGATATGTCCGCCTGATCGGGGAATGGTGGGCGGACGGCAGTCAGACCATCTGGTGCGCGTACCGCGACGGCGAGCTGGTCGCCTCGATCGGGCTGCACCACATCCACGAGCACCGCACCGGCGGGGATGCCGAGCTCGGGTACTGGGTCGCGGCGCCGGCGCGGGGCCACGGCTACCTGGTCGAGGCCGCCCGCGCCGTCATCCACTGGGGGTTCGCGGAGCTCGGCCTCGCCAGGATCGGCTGGCGCGCCGTCGCCGGCAACATCGCCTCGGCCCGCTCGGCGCGGGCCCTCGGCTTCCGCTACGAGGGCCTGGGGAGGAGCGCTCTCACCAGCGATCGCGGTCGCGACGACGGCTGGTTCGGCGGTCTTCTGGCGACGGATGACCGGGGGCCCGTGGAATGGCCGATCCTCTAG
- the ribD gene encoding bifunctional diaminohydroxyphosphoribosylaminopyrimidine deaminase/5-amino-6-(5-phosphoribosylamino)uracil reductase RibD gives MAVNETERRAMTRALELAALGPRGVNPQVGAVILSPDGTVLSEGWHRGAGTPHAEVDALSKLAPGAAQGATAVVTLEPCNHTGRTGPCALALIDAGVARVVYALDDPGEVSGGGAERLRAAGVSVDAGEQARTARAVIDGWLTAQRLGRPHVTVKWAQSLDGRAAASDGTSQWITGPVARADVHRRRSLADAIAVGTGTVLADDPALTARDGATLYAHQPVPVVIGARSTPVDAAIRRHPHPPIFHATHDLSAVLGDLHERGIQSVFVEGGPTLASAFVAAGLADRVLVYLAPVLLGGDRLALTDVGVASIADAHRLTIDEWVPLGVDLLAVARPALGIESRAEPRTERASEPRTEARTEPRTEEGVA, from the coding sequence ATGGCAGTGAACGAGACGGAACGCCGGGCGATGACCCGAGCGCTCGAGCTCGCGGCGCTCGGCCCCCGCGGCGTGAACCCGCAGGTGGGCGCGGTCATCCTCTCCCCCGACGGCACCGTGCTCTCCGAGGGGTGGCACCGGGGTGCGGGCACCCCGCACGCCGAGGTCGACGCGCTCTCGAAGCTCGCCCCCGGTGCCGCACAGGGCGCAACCGCTGTCGTCACTCTCGAGCCCTGCAACCACACCGGCCGCACCGGACCCTGCGCCCTCGCCCTCATCGACGCGGGAGTCGCCAGGGTCGTCTACGCCCTCGACGATCCCGGCGAGGTCTCCGGTGGTGGCGCCGAGCGTCTCCGCGCAGCGGGGGTGAGCGTCGACGCCGGGGAGCAGGCGCGGACCGCGCGCGCCGTCATCGACGGCTGGCTCACCGCCCAGCGACTGGGACGCCCGCACGTCACCGTGAAGTGGGCGCAGTCGCTCGACGGTCGGGCCGCGGCATCCGACGGCACCAGCCAGTGGATCACCGGGCCGGTCGCGCGCGCCGACGTGCACCGCCGTCGCTCCCTCGCCGACGCGATCGCGGTCGGCACGGGCACCGTTCTCGCCGACGACCCTGCGCTCACGGCGCGCGACGGAGCGACGCTGTACGCGCACCAGCCCGTTCCCGTCGTGATCGGCGCGCGCTCCACGCCCGTCGACGCCGCGATCCGCAGACATCCGCATCCGCCGATCTTCCACGCCACGCACGATCTGTCCGCTGTCCTCGGGGATCTCCATGAGCGCGGGATCCAGAGCGTGTTCGTCGAGGGCGGCCCCACCCTGGCCAGCGCATTCGTGGCCGCGGGCCTCGCCGATCGCGTGCTCGTCTACCTCGCCCCGGTACTGCTGGGCGGCGATCGGCTCGCCCTCACCGACGTCGGCGTCGCCTCGATCGCCGACGCGCACCGGCTGACCATCGACGAGTGGGTGCCGCTCGGCGTCGACCTGCTGGCCGTGGCGCGTCCCGCGCTCGGCATCGAATCACGCGCAGAACCACGCACAGAACGCGCCAGCGAACCGCGCACAGAAGCACGCACAGAACCACGCACAGAAGAAGGAGTCGCCTGA